Sequence from the Dehalococcoidales bacterium genome:
TGTTGTGGCCGGTGTTGGCACTGGCGGCACGCTGATGGGTATCTCAAGTGTTATGAAAGAGGCGAATCCGAAACTCAGAGTGGTTGCCGTGGAACCGGAGGAGGCGGCCGTCATGTTTGGTGGCAGTGACGCCAGAATCAGCGAACACAGTATTCAGGGAATCGGCGATGGCTTTATACCTCAGCTGATAGACATGAGCAGTGTTGACGACGTTATCACGGTGGGAAGTGAAGAAGCTGTCAACACAGCCAGAAAACTTTCCAGGGAGTATGGACTGCTGGTGGGAATAAGCTCTGGCGCAAACATGTATGCTGCATTTCAGGTAGCCAGGGAATGTGGCAGAGTCGCCACCGTTCTACCGGATAGGGGTGAAAGGTATTTGAGCATGAACCTGTTTAAATACTGAACCCTGCTAGTCAGAAGTCCCCGCTCACCCGCACCTGAACCCGCTACCCGTCAACCGTGACCCGCCAACTGTTGGTGTAAACGTTCGCTCTCTTCCCGCGGACGAAGCCAATCAGCGTAATCCCCAGGTCATTGGCCAGCTTCACCCCCAGGTTTGTGGGTGCCGACTTTGAGACCAGTATCGGAACGTTTCGCTTTGATACCTTGAGCAGTATCTCCGATGAAATCCTGCCGCTGGTAATCACCAGGCGGTCATCGGTCGGTATATCCTTGAGAAGGCATTCCCCGAAGACCTTGTCCATGGCATTGTGCCGCCCGATATCCTCATCGAAGACGAGGATATCGGCAGAATCACACAGGGCTGCCGCGTGAACTCCGCCGGTAGCCCTGTATGTCTCCGAATGGTGCTGAAACTTCCTAGCTAAAGCAAGAATATTCCGGGCCGTTATCTTGAGCAGCGATTCCACCTTCTGTCCGGCGACGTCGGTGGCGCTGTAGAATGAAGCGCCCCGGCCGCAACCGGATGTAATCAACCGGCTGAACAGTGCTTCTTTGGCAGGTTCATCGCCGCCCTCGGTTTCCACCCGGACAACACCGGTGCCGTCGTTGATGGTCACATTCCTGATTTCATCCTTACTCTCGATAAAGCCCTCCGAGAAGAGAAACCCGACCGCCAGGTTCTTCAGGTTGCTCGGGGTGCAAAGGAGCGTAACCAGCTCCCGGTCGTTGAAAATGATGGTCATGGGGAATTCCCTGACGACAATGTCTTCGATATCGTTGGCGACTTCCTCGGTGACTCGTCGGATATTGAGTGTCTCTATATTGTTTTCCATTCTCTATCGCCTGTTGCAGACCCAAAGAAGTACTAACAGTCAGCCGGGCGCTTCATCAGGATAAGGTATAACCAGAGTGCTTTGTGATAGCTCCTGAACGCATCACGTCGGTTCAGGCGTTCTTCTCGTCTCCGGATGCCTCGGTCCCGGTTCCCTTTCCTTTGCCCAGGTAATCGTCAATGGCCGACCTCAGGGCATCTTCAGCGAGGACGGAGCAATGCATCTTGGCCGCCGGTAGTCCGCCGAGGGCTTCGGCCACCGCCTGGTTGGATATCTTGAGAGCCTCGTCTATTGTCTTGCCCTTGACAATCTCGGTAACCATAGAGCTTGTGGCAATGGCAGCCCCACAGCCAAAGGTCTTGAACTTGGCATCGGTGATGATGCCGTTATCCACCTTGATATAGAGTTCCATGATATCGCCACATATCGGGTTACCGACATGCCCGGTACCATCAGGGTTCTCCATATCACCGACGTTTCTGGGGTTTCTGAAGTGCTCCATCACCTTCTCGCTGTATAATGACTGAACGTCTGACATTTGCTTTTCTCCTGCTATCGGCTTTTCAACAGTGGCGACATAGCCCTGAGCTTGGCAACGATTTGTGGCAGTGTCTCCATTACACGGTCTATGTCCTCCTCGGTGGTCCACTTACCCATGGTGAACCGCAGCGAACTGTGCGCCTGTTCGTGAGCCAGGCCGAGTGCAAGGAGCACGTGGGATGCTTCGAGGCTGGACGAGCTGCACGCGGAACCCGTGGAAGCACAGATGGCTTCCAGGTCAAGATTGAGCAGCATTGACTCGCCCTCAACGTAGCTGATGCTGACATTGACGTTATTGGGCAGTCTGTTTACCGGGTCGCCGTTCAGGCGTGTGTCCTCAATCTGTTCGAGGATTCTCTTGATGAGGCAGTCGCGGAGGATGGTGAGACGCGGGCCCTCTTCCGGCATTTCCTGTCGGGCAATCTCGGCCGCCTTACCGAAGCCGGCAATAGCCGGGACGTTCTCGGTACTGCCGCGCCGGTTCCTTTCCTGGCCACCGCCGTGCATGAAGGGTACCAGCCTGGTGCCTTTTCTGATGTAGAGAGCACCGACGCCCTTGGGTCCGTACAGCTTGTGGGCGGATATCGAAAGCAGGTCTACACCAAGCTCATCTACGTTTATCGGAATGTGACCCACGGTCTGCACCGCATCCGTATGGAAGTAGGCTCCGGCCTCTCTGGCAATGACCGCCAGTTCCTTAATCGGCTGTATCGTTCCAATTTCGTTATTGGCATGCATTATGGAAACGAGGACCGTATTGTCCGTAATGACTTCCTTGAGCTCTGCCGGGTCTACCAGCCCATACTCATCGACCGGCAGATAGGTCAGCGAGAAGCCGCGTCTCTCCAGGAAATGGCATGTCTCGAGGACGGCATGGTGCTCGATGGCGCTGGTGATGATGTGGTTGCGCTTGTTCTGATGAGCGAACTTGTTCTGATGGGCGAACTCATTCTGATGAGCGAACTCATTCTGATGAGCGAATGCGGTGCCCTTGATAGCGAAGTTGTCCGCTTCCGTGCCGCCGCTGGTGAAGACTATTTCATCCTCCCGGGCACCGATGATAGCGGCGACCTTTTCACGCGCTTCCTCAATAGCACCTTTTGCTTCCTGTCCATAGGAATAGATGGACGAAGGGTTACCAAAGGAGTCCGTGAAATAGGGCAACATCGCCCTGACCACATCAGGGTGTGTCGGTGTAGTTGCCGCATAATCAAGATACACGCGTTTCATTCTCTATCCTTCGATACCGTCTCCGATAGCAGGGTCGACCCTCACACCACGGGCAGTGACCCAGGCAATTCCCCGTTCTATCTCCTCGGGATTGCCCTCCAGTTCCAGTACCACCCAACCCTTGTCCTCGGATATATCGGCACGGCGGATGTTGGTAGCTAACTGGAACTGGTTACCGAGGGTATAGATGATAGGTTCTCTGACATGTTCCTGCGGGAAGGTAAACATCACTCGTCTCTTGACCATTTCAGTTTTCCATCCCTTTATAAGCACCAGTATAGCACAGTTGAGGCCCGGCAATACTGTGTCCGGTGTCCTGCGTGGATCAGCGGAGTATCCGATTTCATACTCCGCCTCCCTGGCTGAATCCACTGGCAACCTCCTGCTGCCAGTCTTTCAGGTCATCTTCAGATGCGGTAACTGCTAGTCCGTTCGCGGTTTCGAGCCGCCGCAAACGTTCGTTCAGCCTCTCCTGTTTTCTGAGCACCAGCCTGATTGTTTCGGCTACGGGGTCGGGGAGTTGTCCGTGGTCGAGGTCGGCGAGTGTCCTCTGACGGTCCTCGACGACTCTTCCCGGAATGCCAACCACTGTTGCTCCCGGTGGCACCGATTTCACCACCACAGAGCCGGAACCGATTCTAGCGCCGTCTCCGATTGTGATTGCACACAGGACTATTGCACCCGCACCAACTACCACTTTGTTGCCTATTGTGGGATGGCGCTTACCCTTGCTCAGGGTGGTGCCTCCAAGAACGACACCCTGATACAACAGCACGTTGTCACCGATTTCGGCAGTCTCACCGATTACCACTCCGGCACCGTGGTCTATGAAGAAGCGCCGTCCGATCCTGGCCCCGGGGTGTATTTCGATACCGGTAAAGAAGCGATTGATGTGGGACACTACACGCCCCAGTAAGCGCAACCTGTGGCGCCACAGGAAGCGGGCGAGCCGATGACTCCACAGGGCATGCAGCCCCGGATAGCAGCTGAGTACCTCAAGTATACTCCTCGCTGCCGGGTCTTCCTTAAAAACTGTCTGGATATCCTCCCGCAGGGTATCGAACATGAGTCGTATCCTTATCCCTCTATTCCCCTATTCCCTGTACCGCCAGCATTTTCTCGTCCGGGCATTCCTTATTATTGCGGGACCTGACAGATGTAAAACATCACTTGGCTGTTTGTTCCTTATTCTTCTGGCGCTCCACCAGGTCCCGCAGGGTTATTGATTGAAGGACTCCATCGATTGCCTTTTTTAACTCCTCCCAGACATCTCGAACAGCACAGAGATGTGAGCGGTGGCACACTCCGGGGTTACCGACGCACTGTACCACCTCAACGGAGCCTTCAAGGAGGTGAATGACTTCATCCAGCCCGATATCCTCCGGTAGACGACCCAGCGATACACCTCCCTTACGCCCACGGGTGCTGGTCATAATTCCTGCTGCGATGAGGGGTGTAATCAGGTGCTCCAGATACTGCTGCGAGAATTGCTGCCGATGGGCAATATCACGTAGCAGGACCGGCTCATCGTCCTGGTGCAGAGCAAGGTCGAGGAGAGCTCTGGTGGCGTATTGTCCTCTGGTAGTAAGCTTCATAGCTCCAACTTTATTATTGTTGACCAATCTACTCAACAATATCTAGAATAGCATGGTCACAGTATC
This genomic interval carries:
- the nifU gene encoding Fe-S cluster assembly scaffold protein NifU — translated: MSDVQSLYSEKVMEHFRNPRNVGDMENPDGTGHVGNPICGDIMELYIKVDNGIITDAKFKTFGCGAAIATSSMVTEIVKGKTIDEALKISNQAVAEALGGLPAAKMHCSVLAEDALRSAIDDYLGKGKGTGTEASGDEKNA
- a CDS encoding IscS subfamily cysteine desulfurase, whose translation is MKRVYLDYAATTPTHPDVVRAMLPYFTDSFGNPSSIYSYGQEAKGAIEEAREKVAAIIGAREDEIVFTSGGTEADNFAIKGTAFAHQNEFAHQNEFAHQNKFAHQNKRNHIITSAIEHHAVLETCHFLERRGFSLTYLPVDEYGLVDPAELKEVITDNTVLVSIMHANNEIGTIQPIKELAVIAREAGAYFHTDAVQTVGHIPINVDELGVDLLSISAHKLYGPKGVGALYIRKGTRLVPFMHGGGQERNRRGSTENVPAIAGFGKAAEIARQEMPEEGPRLTILRDCLIKRILEQIEDTRLNGDPVNRLPNNVNVSISYVEGESMLLNLDLEAICASTGSACSSSSLEASHVLLALGLAHEQAHSSLRFTMGKWTTEEDIDRVMETLPQIVAKLRAMSPLLKSR
- a CDS encoding NIL domain-containing protein, producing MDSAREAEYEIGYSADPRRTPDTVLPGLNCAILVLIKGWKTEMVKRRVMFTFPQEHVREPIIYTLGNQFQLATNIRRADISEDKGWVVLELEGNPEEIERGIAWVTARGVRVDPAIGDGIEG
- the fdhD gene encoding formate dehydrogenase accessory sulfurtransferase FdhD encodes the protein MENNIETLNIRRVTEEVANDIEDIVVREFPMTIIFNDRELVTLLCTPSNLKNLAVGFLFSEGFIESKDEIRNVTINDGTGVVRVETEGGDEPAKEALFSRLITSGCGRGASFYSATDVAGQKVESLLKITARNILALARKFQHHSETYRATGGVHAAALCDSADILVFDEDIGRHNAMDKVFGECLLKDIPTDDRLVITSGRISSEILLKVSKRNVPILVSKSAPTNLGVKLANDLGITLIGFVRGKRANVYTNSWRVTVDG
- a CDS encoding RrF2 family transcriptional regulator is translated as MKLTTRGQYATRALLDLALHQDDEPVLLRDIAHRQQFSQQYLEHLITPLIAAGIMTSTRGRKGGVSLGRLPEDIGLDEVIHLLEGSVEVVQCVGNPGVCHRSHLCAVRDVWEELKKAIDGVLQSITLRDLVERQKNKEQTAK
- the cysE gene encoding serine O-acetyltransferase yields the protein MFDTLREDIQTVFKEDPAARSILEVLSCYPGLHALWSHRLARFLWRHRLRLLGRVVSHINRFFTGIEIHPGARIGRRFFIDHGAGVVIGETAEIGDNVLLYQGVVLGGTTLSKGKRHPTIGNKVVVGAGAIVLCAITIGDGARIGSGSVVVKSVPPGATVVGIPGRVVEDRQRTLADLDHGQLPDPVAETIRLVLRKQERLNERLRRLETANGLAVTASEDDLKDWQQEVASGFSQGGGV
- a CDS encoding pyridoxal-phosphate dependent enzyme, whose product is VVAGVGTGGTLMGISSVMKEANPKLRVVAVEPEEAAVMFGGSDARISEHSIQGIGDGFIPQLIDMSSVDDVITVGSEEAVNTARKLSREYGLLVGISSGANMYAAFQVARECGRVATVLPDRGERYLSMNLFKY